In Rhodobium gokarnense, the genomic stretch AGTATTTCCGTCGATCCCGTCTACACAATTTACATCGTAGTTATAAACATCCCGGGATGTGTTCAAGGTGGCGGCGGCGTTCCTGGCGCCGGTACGCCGTCTTCAATATTTCGTGCAGAGCCTTTGCAGCGCGTGGTCGGAAGGTTGTCAAAGGCGTACTCTTGGTTGTGAAAACCCCCCACAGAAAAGGGGGAACACCCGGGAGGAATCCATGCACGACAACACTCAGCGAATGCCGCCGGTGGTCTTGGTAAAGCCGCCTGTCCAGAAAGCGCGAACCCTGGCAGAGGACGGCCGGGAGCTGTCGCCGACGATGGGAGAGCGGGTCGTCGACGTCATGCCCGATCCGCCGGACCTGCGCGACCGGTTCTACGAGCCGGCGCTTATCGATCTGAAGCTGAAGCTCGATCCGCCCGAGGGCGTCAAGGTCCTCAACCAGGGCCGGGAGGGTGCCTGCACCGGCTTCGGCCTTGCCGCCGTCATCAATCACCTCAACAGCTTGCGCCGTGGCAACGGCGGCGAGTACCTGCCGGAGCGTGTCAGCCCGCGCATGCTCTATCAGATGGCAAAGCTCCACGACGAGTGGGAGGGCGATGACTATTCCGGCTCGAGCATTCGCGGCGCCCTGAAGGGCTTCTTCCACAACGGCGTCTGCAGCGAGGACCTCGCCCCCTACGATGCCGGTGCGACCAACTGGACGCTGACCAAGGAACAGGCCGAGGCGGCACGCCTCGTCGGCCTTGGCGCCTATTTCCGCCTGCGCCCGGAAATCATCGACTATCACGTCGCACTTAACGAGGTCCGGGTGGTCTATTGTTCCGCCCGTGTGCATCGCGGCTGGGAGAAGCCCCAGGACGGACGCATCGTGCACTCGGCCATTCAGACCGGCGGCCACGCCTTTGCGATCGTCGGTTACGATGCCGAAGGCTTCCTGATCCAGAATTCCTGGGGCGAGAGCTGGGGCGGTTTCGGGGGACGGCCCGGCATTGCCCACTGGTCCTATCAGGACTGGGCCGCCAACGTCATGGACGCCTGGGTGCTGCGGTTGTCCGTGCCGACGCCGAAGGCGTTCGATCTCGTCAAGGCCGCGATCGCCCGCGAGGCCAGCATCGGCGGCGACACCAAGGCATCGCCGCCCAAGCGCTACGAGATCGTCGGCCATTTCGCCAATATCGACGATGCCGCGCTGGTCGAGACCGGGCGCTACGCGACGCCCCTGGAAAGCCTGAAGGAAACGGCGGAATTCCTTGCGGCAAAGGCTGCGGAGACCAGCGCGGCAAAGCGCACTTACGACCACATCCTGTTCTACGCCCACGGCGGGCTCAACACCGAGGACGATTCCGCCCGGCGCATCCACGCCATGAAGGAAGTGTTCAAGCGCAATCGCATCTATCCCATCCACTTCATGTGGGGCACCGGCTTCACCGACGAACTGCTCGACGCCCTTGCCGGCGCCTACCGGAGTTCTGCGGAGCGCGTCGGCTGGGTCGAGGGGTTCCGCGACCGACTGTTCGAAAAGCTCGCCCGCCCGATCGGCCGCGCCGTCTGGAGCCAGATGAAGGAGGACGCGCGCCGCAGCTTCCTGCCGGGCGGCGGCGGCTACCAGGTGATGCAGCTCTTCCTCGACATGAATGCCGGCCTGAAGAAGCCCTTCGGCATCCACCTCGTCGGCCACAGCGCCGGCTCGATCCTGCACGGTCATCTGCTCGACGCGATCCCGTCCATGAAGCTGAAGGGCCCGCCGGTCGCCAGCCTTAGCCTGATGGCGCCAGCGTGCACCACCGAACTGTTCGACAACCTGATCCGCCCGCGCATCGGCAAGAGTTCCAAGGCCGACCACGTCAAGAAGGCGACCATCTACCGCCTCATCGACAGCCGCGAGGAGGACGACACGGTCGGCCCGCTCTATGGCCGCTCGCTGCTCTATCTCGTCTCCAGCGCCTTTGAGGACATCGTCCGCCCGTCGATGGATGTTGCCGCCGGCCAGCCGCTGCTCGGCATGGAGATCTTTTCCGGCGACGTCGGGTCTGTCTCCGGCCTCGACGAGGTCTATGCCGGCCGCCAGAAGAAGGCGAGCGATGCCCGGACCCATGGTGGCTTCGACAACGACCGGGCGACCATGAACCACGTGTTGAAGGCGATCCTCGGCAAGGCCTTCGACCAGCCGAAGGGGTTCCAGCAGCACGAGATGGAGGGGTACTAGGGGAGGGCGGGAGCCAGGAGTTACAGCCCGGCGGCGTCCATCAGCTCGTAGGAAAACGTCACGGCGCGGACGCCGATGGAGCGGAACGCGTAGAACGGCACGGCTGGAACGGAGGCCCGTTCGATCAGGGCAAGCTCGTGCGGGCGCCCGGTCATGAGCTGCGCCACCTGATTGCCCACATAGCCGGACATGGCAACGCCGGAGCCGTTGAAGCCGGCGGCATAGCCGATCCTGTCGGAGAGCATCCCGGCCATCGGCAGGCCGTCCATGGAAAGGGCCACATATCCGGACCAGCGATAGTCGACACCGACGTCGCCGAGCATCGGGAAGATCGTCCGCATCGCCTGTTCCAACCGGCGGGAAGCGGCGGGCGAGTCCACGTGCCCGAGCGCGCCGCGTCCGCCGAAGACGATGCGCCCGTCGACCTTGCGGAACCAGCGCATCATGCGCCTTGTCTCGGTGTAGCTGCGCGCGCGCTTCAAGAGCCGGGCGTCCAGATCGGCGGGAAGCTTTTCCGTTGCGACGATGGAACTGCGGAACGGCACCAGGCTGCGCGCCAGACGGCGCGTCGCGTTGGTGAGCGACGAATAGGCGTTGGTGGCAATGAAGGCTTGTTTGGCGGAGATTTCTCCGCCGGGGATGCGCAGCCGGGCGTCCGTGCCGCTCTCGGAAATGTCGGTGACCGGAGCGTTCGCATAGACCGCGATGCCGCGGGCGCGGGCCGCCGCCCAGAGCCCTTGCAGATAGGCGAGGGGCTGAAGGGCGCCGGCGCGGTCTTGAAGGACGCCGCCAACGAAGCCGTCGCAGCCCGTCTCCTCGGTGACGGCCTCGCGGTCCAGCACATGGAGACCAGTCTCGCCGAGGGTTTGTCCCAACCAGTCGGCCTCCTCGCGGGCATGGTCGAAGGCCGCCTTAGTGTGTGCACATTTCAACGCCCCGACGCGTTGAAATCCGGCCTCTTTCAGGTCGAACCGCTCGATGGTGGCGATCAGGTGGTCGACGCTGGCATTGGCGATGCCGTGCATGCGCCGGGCGGTGTCGAGCCCGTGGCATTTGGCAAGGTCGGTAAAGGCGCGCCGGAACTTCGCCGAGACGACGCCGCCATTGCGCCCGCTGCCGCCGAGCCCGACCGGGCCGGCCTCGAAGACCGCTACGGAAAGCCCGGCATCGGCGAAGGCGTGCGCCGCGTGAAGCCCGGTAAAGCCGCCGCCGACGATCGCCACGTCGCAGGAGATATCCCCCTGCGGTGCGGGACTGTCCTCCATCGCCGGCGCCGTCTCGCGCCACAGCGACTTCGGCGGCGACGGCAGGTCCATCAGGGTGCTCCGAAGATCGTATCGGCGAGGGCCCCAAGGCTCGGCAGCCGAAGGTCGGGCTCGGTGAACGCTTTCGGCTCCGGCGAGGCGCCGTAGCCCGGCTGGTCGTGGCGGCGCTCGATCCAGCACACCGTATAGCCGAGCTCGCGGGCAACGCCGATGTCGTGGTGCTGGCTCTGGGCGACGTGCAGGATCTCGTTCTGGGCATAACCGAACGCGCCCTGGCGGCCGCGGTTGTAGTCGAAAAACCGCGGATCGGGCTTGGCGCACAGGGCCTCGTCGCAGGTCACCGCATCGTTGAACGGAAGACCGAGCCGGTGGTTGTAGGCGCTGTAGGCGGTGCGGTCCGCATTGGTCATGGCGACGAGACGGAACCGGGTGCGAAGCCGGGCGAGGGCCTCAGCGGAATCGTCAAAGGCCGGCCATTCCAGCACCGAGAGCTGGAAATCCCGCGCCGCTTCAAGCGTCGCGGGAAGGCCGAGTTCCTTTGCGATATGCAGATAGACCTCGACGAAAGCCTCGCTGGAGCGGCCGTAGTTGAGGTCCCGGCCGGCCATGTAGGGCCCGAAGATATCATCGTCCGACAATCCGGCGGCGGCAGCGCCCCCGATCCGGCGCACGGCGTCCAGAACGCCCTTTTCAAAATCGATGCAGGTGCCGACGATGTCGAAGGTCAGCACTTTGAAACGGGCGAAATCCATGGGCAGCTCGCTTTTTGTGGGTCGGTCTTCAGCTTGGGTGCGATGACCTTGAGGCAGGAAGCGCGCGTTCGGCAATTGTCAAAAAATTGTGGGTGTCATAACCTCACCTTATGACAACGCTTCGCCGCAGACTGCCGTCGCCCGGATCCCTCTTCGTCTTCGAAGCCGCCGCGCGCTGCGAGAATTTCACCCATGCCGCGGCCGAGCTGAACGTCACCCAGCCGGCCGTCAGCCGCGCCCTGGCGATGCTCGAGGCGCATATCGGTGCCCAGCTCTTCCAGCGCGGCAAGCCGGGCGTGCGGCTGACGGAAGACGGAAAACTCCTGAAAACCGCCGTCTCGATGGCATTTGCCCAGGTCGAAAGCGCTCTGCACGAGATCGAGGAGCGCCGCACCGGCAAGTCGCAGGTGACGATTTCGGTCTCCACCGCCTTCACCAATCACTGGCTGATGCCCCGGATCACGCGCTTCCAGACGGCGTTTCCCGATGTCGACCTGCGCTTCCAGCTCATCCCCGGACCGGTGACCGGCGGCCTCGGCGACGTCGATCTCGCCATGCGCTACGGCGCCCCCGGCGAGACGCCGGGCCGCTTCGTCATGCAGGAGGCTTATGTCCCCGTCTGCGCGCCGAGCTATTTGCAGACGATGCGCGGCGGCAGCGCCGCGCTTATCCTACTGGAGGGCGACGCCCCCGACCGGCTCACCTCAGTGGAGACGGGATCGCGCGCGGCGCCCCAGGCACGTCTCACCTTTTCCGACTATTCCGTCGTCGTGCAGGCCGCCCTCGTCGGCCAGGGCGTCGCCGCCGGATGGCTCAACATCGTCTCGCACTGGATGGGCGAGGGGCGGTTGGTGCCGGCAAGCCGGACGCTGACGGTGCCGGGCCGCGAATGCCGCCTGCAGATCCGCGAGGAAGGCCCGCGGTCCGAGGTCGTTTCCGCGGTCGCCGACTGGCTGCTGGAAGAGATGCATTCTGACCTTGCGGCGATCGACACCAACCATCCCGAACTCGGCCTCGGCGCGATCCTGAGGCCCGGAGAGGCGCCATGAGCGTGAATCCTGCGATCTACGAGGCCTTCCAGGTCATCATGCGCTCCGGCACGGTGTCGGGCGCGGCGGAAATCCTCGGGCGCAGCCAGCCGGCCGTCAGCCGGATGATCGACAAGCTGGAGGAAAACCTCGGCGTCAAGCTGTTCGAGCGCCGCCGCGGCCGGGTGGTGCCGACCCATGCTGCCCACCTGCTGCTCGACGAGGTCGAGAAGCTGTTCGTGTCGCTGTCCTCGCTCGACAATTTCGGCCGTCGCCTGGAAGAGGGCCTGGAACAGGGCGTCGGCATCGCCTGCCTGCCGGCGCTCGGCCTGGAATTCATGCCCGAGGTCATCGCCCGCTTCTGCCGCGAGCGGCCGCAGGCCCGCGTCGCCCTCAATGTGCGCATGTCCGTCAGCGTGGAGAAATGGGTGGCGACCCAGCAGGTCGACTTCGGTCTTGCCGAGACGCCGTTCCTCCTGTCCGGGTTCCAGACGCGGATTTTCGCCGACACGGTCTATGTGGCGGCAATCCCCGCCGACCATCCGCTGGCCGGCGAAGAGGTGCTGCGGCCCGAGCACCTGCGGGACCACAGGCTGGTCGGCTGGGCGGTGACGGTGTCGGCGCGGCGGACCTTCGACGACATCATGCAAGGGGCGGGCATCGCCCCGCGCCAGGTCATCGAGAGCACCATGTCGGCGCCGATCTGCAACATGGTCAAGCGCGGGCTGGGCGTTGCCATCGTCGACCCGTTCACGGCCTGGGCCCAGCGCGATCCCGGCATCGTCTACCGCCCGTTCCGGCCGCACCTTCCCTGCCGCATCGCGCTGCTGCAGCCGGAGCAGCGGGGGCCCAGTGCACTGGCCAACGAACTGATCGGCCAGGCCGAAATCCTGCGCGACGAGGTGCTCGCCACCGTCCTCGAATAATCGATAATTGCCGATCCCTTCATTATGCGTCATTTGCATACTGAAAGGAGTATTTTGCATTTTGAATCCAGTTGGCGGCCGTTTTTCATATTCCAATGAAACAGGCCACCCATCGTGCTGACGAACAGGAGACCTATGACGTCGTCGTGATCGGCGGCGGCGTCAACGGCACTGCGGCGTTGCGCGAATTGGCGAGAGCCGGCTACCGCACGTTGCTGGCCGAGATCGACGACTTCGCCTCCGGCGCCAGCGGCCGATCCTCGCGGATGCTGCATTGCGGCCTGCGCTATTTCGAGACCGAGCATCCGGTCTGGGACGCCGTCCGCCATCCCTTGCGCTTTGCCCGCGCCGCCGACATGGCCCGCCAGGCGATGCTGGCGCGCACGGAACTCGCCGCCGACGAGACCGTCGCGACCCGCGCCATCGAACTCTCCTTTCCGGTCTGGACCGACGGCCCCTATCCGCGCTGGCAGCTCGATCTCGGCATCCGCCTTCTGGGCCTGCTAGGCCCGAGCGATCCGCCCCTCGACCGGCGTGTGCGCAACGCCGAGGAGGCCCGGCATCATCCGATCGGCAAGCACCTGCGCGACCAGGACTCCCTGCGCGGCATGGTCAGCGTCCGCGAATACCTGTTCGGTGCGCCGGAGCGGCTGTGCGTCGACAACGCCGTCGACGCCGAGGCCCACGGCGCCGACATCTGCCTGCAGACCCGGGCCGAAATCCGCGAACGCGATGCCGTAAGCCTGTGGCGCGTTGCCCTGGAAGACGTGGCGACCGGCGAATTCCGCGAAGTGCGGGCGCGCACCGTCCTCAACATGGCCGGTACCTGGGCCGACGACGTCGGCAGCTTCGGCAAGCGGCTGGTGCGCGGCACCAAGGGCGCCCATATCATCATCCGCCTGCCGGCCGGCTACGCCAACCGGGGCATCGCGACCCTGCACCGGCGCGGCTACCCGTTCTACGGCCTGCCGCTCGGCGCCGACCGCTACTATTTCGGCCCGACCGAGACCCTGTTCAACGGCGATGCCCACGACATCCGGGTCGACGCGGAGGACCTTGAGTTCCTCATCGGCGAGACCAACCACCTGCTTCCCGGCTTGAATCTCAAGCGCAGCGACATCGAGCAGTGCTGGGCCGGCGTGCGCCCGCTGACCCACGACCCCGACCGCCCGATGGGCGCACGGGAGCGCACGGTGCACGATCTCGGCGACAACGAATTCGACAACGTTCTGGCGATGACCGCGGGGCCGGTCATGAGCCATCGCAGCGCCGGCCGCGAAATGCTGGCCAGAGTGCGCGCGAAAATCGGGAGTCCCCAGCGTGCCGCCGTTCGCACCCCGCAGGAACCTGGAGAAAACCAGGCCGATGCGGAGGTGCGGGCGGTGACGAACGAACACGCGCACGACCTGCACGGCGTCCTGGTGCAGCGCACCGGCGCCGTCTGGGAAGGGCTCGTCGGTCCGGAGCGGGTCGCCCGCACGGCCGACAAGCTTGCGCCCTTGTTCGGTTGGGACGCTGAGCGTACACAACGTGAAGTTACTGCCTTTCTCGCCCGACAGGAGCGGGAATTCGGCCCTCCGGACGGGGTCGACACCAAACGCCAAACGCCGGACCAGATCGATAACGACAATACCGGCCAACACCACCAGAGGAGTTCGACATGATGAGACTGAAGACAATCGTCGGCGCGCTTGCCATTGCGGCCGCGACCGTCGGCACCAGTGCCGCCCAGGACGTTCAGAACGACCGCTTCAAGGAAGTGCTCGATCGCGGCGTCCTGCGCGTCGGTGTCCAGGGTGCGTTCCGGCCGTGGGCCTTCCGTGCCCCGGACGGCACCCTGCAGGGCATCGAGGTGGACCTCGCCAAGACCGTCGCCGACCGCATGGGCGTGAAGCTCGAGCCGGTCGTCATCACCTCGGCCAACCGCATGGAGTTCCTCAAGCAGGGCAAGGTCGACCTTCTGATCGGCGCCATGTCCGACCGCCCCGACCGCCGCAAGGTCGTCGGCATCATCGAGCCGGCCTACTGGACCTCGGGCCCGACCCTGATGGCCAAGGCAGGCGTCATCAAGTCCTGGGACGACATCAAGGGCAAGCCGGTCTGCGGCAAGCAGGGCGTCTTCTACAACAAGATCGCCGAGACCGAATTCGGCGCCAACGTCATCGCCTTCGGCGGCAACACCGAGGCCAAGCAGGCGCTGCGCTCCGGCAAGTGCATCGCGTGGGTCTATGACGACACCTCGATCGCCGCCGACATCGCCAGCGGCGAGTGGGAAGGCTTCGAGATGCCGGTCGATACCGTGTTCTCCAACCCGTGGGGCGCCGCCGTTCCGCTGGAAGAGCAGAGCGGCATCTGGGGCGCCTTCATGGCCGGCATGGCCTACAACTGGCACAAGGACGGCACGCTGATCGAGCTGGAGAAGAAGTGGGGCGTCAAGCCGTCGCCCTGGCTCGCCAAGATGCACGAGCAGCTCACCTACGATAACAGCTATCTCAACAACTGACGGTTGCCGGGGTACTCTGGCATTCCGACAATTGAACGGGGCGGCGCGCCGGCGCGAAAATCGCCGGACACGCCGCCCGTGGTAGTGGTATGTAGCAGGTTTGTGCCGTGCTCGATCTCTTTGCGCCTTTCTTCCAGCGCCTTTACGAAACGACGGGCATCAACTTCACCCCGTTCTACGACCCCTATGACTGGGGGCGGCTGCTTGAAGGCATGTGGGTGTCCGTCCAGCTGATCCTTGCGGTCATCGCCGTCTCGATGGTGATCGGGGTCGTTGGCGCCGGCGCCCAGACCTCGAAGCTGCGGATCGTGCGGTTCCTCGTCGCCGCCTATATCGAGATCTTCCGCAACACGCCGCCGATCGTGCAGCTCCTGTTC encodes the following:
- a CDS encoding HAD-IA family hydrolase, producing MDFARFKVLTFDIVGTCIDFEKGVLDAVRRIGGAAAAGLSDDDIFGPYMAGRDLNYGRSSEAFVEVYLHIAKELGLPATLEAARDFQLSVLEWPAFDDSAEALARLRTRFRLVAMTNADRTAYSAYNHRLGLPFNDAVTCDEALCAKPDPRFFDYNRGRQGAFGYAQNEILHVAQSQHHDIGVARELGYTVCWIERRHDQPGYGASPEPKAFTEPDLRLPSLGALADTIFGAP
- a CDS encoding LysR family transcriptional regulator, producing MTTLRRRLPSPGSLFVFEAAARCENFTHAAAELNVTQPAVSRALAMLEAHIGAQLFQRGKPGVRLTEDGKLLKTAVSMAFAQVESALHEIEERRTGKSQVTISVSTAFTNHWLMPRITRFQTAFPDVDLRFQLIPGPVTGGLGDVDLAMRYGAPGETPGRFVMQEAYVPVCAPSYLQTMRGGSAALILLEGDAPDRLTSVETGSRAAPQARLTFSDYSVVVQAALVGQGVAAGWLNIVSHWMGEGRLVPASRTLTVPGRECRLQIREEGPRSEVVSAVADWLLEEMHSDLAAIDTNHPELGLGAILRPGEAP
- a CDS encoding C1 family peptidase, giving the protein MHDNTQRMPPVVLVKPPVQKARTLAEDGRELSPTMGERVVDVMPDPPDLRDRFYEPALIDLKLKLDPPEGVKVLNQGREGACTGFGLAAVINHLNSLRRGNGGEYLPERVSPRMLYQMAKLHDEWEGDDYSGSSIRGALKGFFHNGVCSEDLAPYDAGATNWTLTKEQAEAARLVGLGAYFRLRPEIIDYHVALNEVRVVYCSARVHRGWEKPQDGRIVHSAIQTGGHAFAIVGYDAEGFLIQNSWGESWGGFGGRPGIAHWSYQDWAANVMDAWVLRLSVPTPKAFDLVKAAIAREASIGGDTKASPPKRYEIVGHFANIDDAALVETGRYATPLESLKETAEFLAAKAAETSAAKRTYDHILFYAHGGLNTEDDSARRIHAMKEVFKRNRIYPIHFMWGTGFTDELLDALAGAYRSSAERVGWVEGFRDRLFEKLARPIGRAVWSQMKEDARRSFLPGGGGYQVMQLFLDMNAGLKKPFGIHLVGHSAGSILHGHLLDAIPSMKLKGPPVASLSLMAPACTTELFDNLIRPRIGKSSKADHVKKATIYRLIDSREEDDTVGPLYGRSLLYLVSSAFEDIVRPSMDVAAGQPLLGMEIFSGDVGSVSGLDEVYAGRQKKASDARTHGGFDNDRATMNHVLKAILGKAFDQPKGFQQHEMEGY
- a CDS encoding NAD(P)/FAD-dependent oxidoreductase, which gives rise to MDLPSPPKSLWRETAPAMEDSPAPQGDISCDVAIVGGGFTGLHAAHAFADAGLSVAVFEAGPVGLGGSGRNGGVVSAKFRRAFTDLAKCHGLDTARRMHGIANASVDHLIATIERFDLKEAGFQRVGALKCAHTKAAFDHAREEADWLGQTLGETGLHVLDREAVTEETGCDGFVGGVLQDRAGALQPLAYLQGLWAAARARGIAVYANAPVTDISESGTDARLRIPGGEISAKQAFIATNAYSSLTNATRRLARSLVPFRSSIVATEKLPADLDARLLKRARSYTETRRMMRWFRKVDGRIVFGGRGALGHVDSPAASRRLEQAMRTIFPMLGDVGVDYRWSGYVALSMDGLPMAGMLSDRIGYAAGFNGSGVAMSGYVGNQVAQLMTGRPHELALIERASVPAVPFYAFRSIGVRAVTFSYELMDAAGL
- a CDS encoding LysR substrate-binding domain-containing protein, encoding MSVNPAIYEAFQVIMRSGTVSGAAEILGRSQPAVSRMIDKLEENLGVKLFERRRGRVVPTHAAHLLLDEVEKLFVSLSSLDNFGRRLEEGLEQGVGIACLPALGLEFMPEVIARFCRERPQARVALNVRMSVSVEKWVATQQVDFGLAETPFLLSGFQTRIFADTVYVAAIPADHPLAGEEVLRPEHLRDHRLVGWAVTVSARRTFDDIMQGAGIAPRQVIESTMSAPICNMVKRGLGVAIVDPFTAWAQRDPGIVYRPFRPHLPCRIALLQPEQRGPSALANELIGQAEILRDEVLATVLE
- a CDS encoding transporter substrate-binding domain-containing protein; amino-acid sequence: MRLKTIVGALAIAAATVGTSAAQDVQNDRFKEVLDRGVLRVGVQGAFRPWAFRAPDGTLQGIEVDLAKTVADRMGVKLEPVVITSANRMEFLKQGKVDLLIGAMSDRPDRRKVVGIIEPAYWTSGPTLMAKAGVIKSWDDIKGKPVCGKQGVFYNKIAETEFGANVIAFGGNTEAKQALRSGKCIAWVYDDTSIAADIASGEWEGFEMPVDTVFSNPWGAAVPLEEQSGIWGAFMAGMAYNWHKDGTLIELEKKWGVKPSPWLAKMHEQLTYDNSYLNN
- a CDS encoding FAD-dependent oxidoreductase is translated as MKQATHRADEQETYDVVVIGGGVNGTAALRELARAGYRTLLAEIDDFASGASGRSSRMLHCGLRYFETEHPVWDAVRHPLRFARAADMARQAMLARTELAADETVATRAIELSFPVWTDGPYPRWQLDLGIRLLGLLGPSDPPLDRRVRNAEEARHHPIGKHLRDQDSLRGMVSVREYLFGAPERLCVDNAVDAEAHGADICLQTRAEIRERDAVSLWRVALEDVATGEFREVRARTVLNMAGTWADDVGSFGKRLVRGTKGAHIIIRLPAGYANRGIATLHRRGYPFYGLPLGADRYYFGPTETLFNGDAHDIRVDAEDLEFLIGETNHLLPGLNLKRSDIEQCWAGVRPLTHDPDRPMGARERTVHDLGDNEFDNVLAMTAGPVMSHRSAGREMLARVRAKIGSPQRAAVRTPQEPGENQADAEVRAVTNEHAHDLHGVLVQRTGAVWEGLVGPERVARTADKLAPLFGWDAERTQREVTAFLARQEREFGPPDGVDTKRQTPDQIDNDNTGQHHQRSST